A stretch of the Lolium perenne isolate Kyuss_39 chromosome 3, Kyuss_2.0, whole genome shotgun sequence genome encodes the following:
- the LOC139837730 gene encoding uncharacterized protein gives MSAEVDEESLVLSSGGLPHGRLAMLNKAVKHTLTTTFTRLKAGLTKDSPPLPLRRRARQQPAYDPDFEAAYVAAHQEYQVAFNQHQQQFMEYMAYIHASMVANQTGQTADLGPMPPFPGPAPNMPSKENFAAEYYGRTTVSSSPNRILRLSFASQIANISGTCV, from the exons atgagcgcggaggtcgacgaggagtcgttggtcctgtcgtccggagggttgccgcatggccgtctcgccatgctgaacaaggccgtcaagcataccctcaccacgaccttcacgcgtctcaaggcgggactcaccaaggacagcccccctctcccgcttcgtcgccgggctcggcaacaacccgcatacgac cctgacttcgaggcggcctacgtggccgctcatcaagaatatcaggtggccttcaaccagcaccagcagcagttcatggagtacatggcatatatacat gcgtcgatggtggccaatcaaactggacagacagcggatttagggccgatgcctccctttccggggccggcgccaaacatgccatcgaaggaaaatttcgctgcggagtactatgggagaacaacggtaagttcttcgccaaaccgaatactacggctttcctttgcctcgcaaattgctaacatctcgggaacatgtgtgtag